One Streptomyces sp. NBC_00102 DNA segment encodes these proteins:
- the ftsW gene encoding putative lipid II flippase FtsW: MPADEGPDALGRARARAHAARTGPFRTRPFARPALSGSPGSGVPTHPGTALRGRLAAGSGSRPGPPRPPGRSAPAPRDPRGGGVRRAYEQALRAWDRPLTAYYVILGSSLLITVLGLVMVYSASMIKALELAKPSTYFFRKQFLAAVIGAGLMLLAARMPVKLHRALAYPMLLGTVFLMALVQVPGIGMSVNGNQNWLYIGGPFQLQPSEFGKLALVLWGADLLARKQDKRLLTQWKHMLVPLIPVAFMLLGLIMLGGDMGTAIILTAILFGLLWLAGAPTRLFVGVLGFAGAIAVLLIKTNPNRMSRLACVGVSEPDAAGGCWQAAHGIYALASGGWFGSGLGASVEKWGQLPEPHTDFIFAITGEELGLAGTLSVLALFAALGYAGIRVAGRTEDPFVRYAAGGVTTWITAQAVINIGAVLGLLPIAGVPLPLFSYGGSALLPTMFAVGLMIAFARDETGAKAALAMRRPGVRWKTMRRRVKKRPSGER, encoded by the coding sequence ATGCCGGCCGATGAGGGTCCCGACGCCCTGGGACGGGCCCGTGCACGGGCGCACGCGGCGAGGACCGGCCCCTTCCGTACCCGGCCGTTCGCCCGGCCCGCCCTGTCCGGTTCACCGGGCTCAGGGGTACCCACGCACCCCGGAACGGCCCTTCGGGGGCGGCTCGCCGCCGGTTCCGGCAGCCGGCCCGGGCCGCCGCGCCCCCCGGGCCGCTCCGCCCCCGCTCCCCGCGACCCGCGCGGCGGCGGGGTGCGCCGGGCCTACGAGCAGGCGCTGCGGGCCTGGGACCGCCCTCTGACCGCGTACTACGTCATCCTCGGCTCCAGCCTGCTGATCACGGTCCTGGGCCTCGTGATGGTCTACAGCGCCTCCATGATCAAGGCACTGGAACTCGCCAAGCCGAGTACCTACTTCTTCCGCAAGCAGTTCCTGGCCGCCGTCATCGGGGCCGGGCTGATGCTGCTGGCCGCCCGCATGCCGGTCAAGCTCCACCGCGCGCTCGCCTACCCGATGCTGCTCGGCACCGTCTTCCTGATGGCCCTGGTCCAGGTCCCCGGCATAGGGATGTCGGTCAACGGCAACCAGAACTGGCTCTACATCGGCGGACCGTTCCAGCTCCAGCCCAGCGAGTTCGGCAAGCTGGCCCTCGTGCTCTGGGGCGCCGACCTGCTCGCCCGCAAACAGGACAAGCGGCTGCTCACCCAGTGGAAACACATGCTGGTCCCGCTGATCCCCGTCGCCTTCATGCTGCTCGGCCTGATCATGCTCGGCGGCGACATGGGCACCGCGATCATCCTCACCGCGATCCTCTTCGGCCTGCTCTGGCTCGCCGGAGCGCCGACCAGGCTCTTCGTCGGCGTCCTCGGTTTCGCCGGGGCCATCGCCGTCCTGCTGATCAAGACCAACCCGAACCGCATGTCCCGGCTGGCCTGCGTGGGCGTCAGCGAACCCGACGCCGCGGGCGGCTGCTGGCAGGCCGCGCACGGAATCTACGCTCTCGCGTCCGGTGGCTGGTTCGGATCGGGGCTGGGTGCGAGCGTGGAGAAATGGGGACAACTCCCAGAACCCCACACCGACTTCATCTTCGCCATCACCGGCGAGGAACTGGGGCTGGCGGGGACTCTGTCGGTGCTCGCCCTCTTCGCGGCTCTAGGCTATGCGGGTATCCGCGTGGCCGGACGCACGGAGGACCCCTTCGTGAGGTACGCCGCGGGAGGCGTGACGACGTGGATCACCGCGCAAGCCGTGATCAACATCGGTGCGGTGCTCGGCCTGCTGCCGATCGCCGGAGTCCCGCTCCCGCTGTTCTCCTACGGAGGGTCGGCCCTGCTGCCGACCATGTTCGCGGTCGGCTTGATGATCGCCTTCGCGCGGGACGAGACCGGCGCGAAAGCGGCCCTGGCCATGCGGAGGCCCGGGGTGAGATGGAAGACGATGAGACGGCGCGTCAAGAAGCGTCCGTCCGGAGAGCGGTGA
- the murD gene encoding UDP-N-acetylmuramoyl-L-alanine--D-glutamate ligase — MGSQEVSNAHQGDGTDWRGKHVTVAGLGISGIPAARALHGLGALVTVVNDGDDERSRAQAAGLEAEGITVRLGDGDTLPGSTELIVTAPGWKPDKPLFLAAAAAGVPVWGDVELAWRLRGVKGGEPAPWLAVTGTNGKTTTVRMLASILEAAGLRTAAVGNIGVSLLDAVLGEETYDVLAVELSSYQLHWAPSVRAHSATVLNLAPDHLDWHGSMEAYAADKGRIYEGNTVACVYNAADPATEELVREADVEEGCRAIGFTLGTPGPSQLGVVDGILVDRAFVTNRQKQAQELAEVADVDPPAPHNIANALAAAALARAFGVKPAAVRDGLRAFRPDPHRIEHVADVDGVAYVDDSKATNTHATEASLAAYEPIVWIAGGLAKGATFDELVGGAAKRLRGVVLIGRDRALIREALTRHAPEVPVVDLDRTDTGAMSEAVAEAARLARPGDTVLLAPACASMDMFANYNERGEAFADAVRALADDGV; from the coding sequence ATGGGCAGCCAAGAAGTGAGCAACGCGCACCAGGGGGACGGGACCGACTGGCGGGGGAAGCACGTCACCGTCGCCGGACTCGGGATCAGCGGGATTCCCGCCGCCCGCGCCCTGCACGGACTCGGGGCGCTGGTCACCGTCGTCAACGACGGCGACGACGAGCGCTCCCGCGCCCAGGCCGCCGGCCTGGAGGCGGAGGGCATCACCGTGCGCCTCGGCGACGGCGACACCCTGCCCGGCTCCACCGAGCTGATCGTCACCGCCCCGGGCTGGAAGCCCGACAAGCCGCTCTTCCTCGCGGCCGCCGCGGCCGGCGTCCCCGTCTGGGGCGACGTCGAACTCGCCTGGCGGCTGCGGGGAGTCAAGGGCGGTGAGCCCGCCCCCTGGCTCGCGGTCACCGGCACCAACGGCAAGACCACGACCGTACGCATGCTCGCCTCCATCCTGGAGGCCGCCGGGCTGCGCACCGCGGCCGTCGGCAACATCGGCGTCTCCCTGCTGGACGCGGTCCTCGGCGAGGAGACGTACGACGTGCTCGCCGTCGAACTCTCCAGCTACCAGCTGCACTGGGCGCCCTCGGTGCGCGCCCACTCCGCGACCGTGCTCAACCTGGCCCCGGACCACCTCGACTGGCACGGCTCCATGGAGGCGTACGCCGCCGACAAGGGCCGGATCTACGAGGGCAACACGGTGGCCTGCGTCTACAACGCGGCCGACCCCGCCACCGAGGAACTGGTGCGCGAGGCCGACGTGGAGGAGGGCTGCCGGGCGATCGGCTTCACCCTCGGAACCCCCGGCCCCTCCCAGCTCGGCGTCGTCGACGGCATCCTGGTGGACCGGGCGTTCGTCACCAACCGGCAGAAGCAGGCCCAGGAGCTGGCCGAGGTCGCCGACGTCGACCCGCCCGCCCCGCACAACATCGCCAACGCGCTCGCCGCCGCCGCGCTGGCCCGCGCCTTCGGCGTGAAGCCCGCCGCGGTCCGCGACGGACTGCGCGCCTTCCGCCCCGACCCGCACCGCATCGAGCACGTGGCGGACGTCGACGGCGTCGCCTACGTGGACGACTCCAAGGCCACCAACACCCACGCCACCGAAGCCTCCCTCGCCGCCTACGAGCCGATCGTCTGGATCGCCGGCGGTCTCGCCAAGGGAGCCACCTTCGACGAGCTGGTCGGCGGCGCCGCGAAGCGCCTGCGGGGGGTGGTCCTCATCGGCCGCGACCGGGCCCTCATCCGCGAAGCCCTGACGCGACACGCCCCCGAGGTACCGGTGGTCGACCTGGACCGGACCGACACTGGGGCCATGTCCGAGGCGGTCGCCGAGGCCGCACGGCTCGCCCGTCCGGGCGACACCGTGCTGCTGGCCCCGGCCTGCGCCTCGATGGACATGTTCGCCAACTACAACGAGCGGGGCGAGGCGTTCGCGGACGCGGTCCGCGCACTCGCCGACGACGGCGTCTGA
- the mraY gene encoding phospho-N-acetylmuramoyl-pentapeptide-transferase yields the protein MRQILFAGAIGLFLTLVGTPLLIKLLARKGYGQFIRDDGPRTHGSKKGTPTMGGIAFILATIIAYVLAKVITGEDMRFSGVLVLFLMAGMGLVGFLDDYIKIVKQRSLGLRAKAKMAGQLIVGIAFAVLSLQFADIHGNTPASTRLSFVEDFGWSIGPVLFVVWALFMILAMSNGVNLTDGLDGLATGASVMVFGAYTFIGLWQFQESCANAMELTNPSACFEVRDPLDLAVVASALMGSCFGFLWWNTSPAKIFMGDTGSLALGGALAGLAICSRTEFLIAVLGGLFVMITMSVVIQVGSFKMTGKRVFRMAPLQHHFELKGWSEVLVVVRFWIIQGMCVIVGLGLFYAGWAAKK from the coding sequence ATGAGGCAGATCCTCTTCGCGGGGGCCATAGGGCTCTTCCTGACCCTGGTCGGTACCCCGCTGCTCATCAAGCTGCTGGCCCGCAAGGGATACGGCCAGTTCATCCGGGACGACGGCCCGCGCACGCACGGCAGCAAGAAGGGCACGCCCACGATGGGCGGCATCGCCTTCATCCTGGCGACGATCATCGCGTACGTCCTGGCGAAGGTCATCACGGGCGAGGACATGCGGTTCTCCGGTGTCCTCGTGCTCTTCCTGATGGCGGGGATGGGGCTCGTCGGCTTCCTGGACGACTACATCAAGATCGTCAAGCAGCGTTCGCTCGGCCTGCGGGCCAAGGCGAAGATGGCCGGCCAGCTGATCGTCGGCATCGCGTTCGCGGTGCTCTCGCTCCAGTTCGCCGACATCCACGGCAACACCCCGGCCTCCACCCGGCTCTCGTTCGTCGAGGACTTCGGGTGGTCGATCGGACCGGTGCTGTTCGTCGTCTGGGCGCTGTTCATGATTCTCGCCATGTCCAACGGCGTGAACCTGACGGACGGTCTGGACGGCCTGGCCACCGGCGCGTCGGTGATGGTCTTCGGCGCGTACACCTTCATCGGACTGTGGCAGTTCCAGGAGTCGTGCGCCAACGCGATGGAACTCACCAACCCCAGCGCCTGTTTCGAAGTGCGCGACCCACTCGACCTGGCGGTCGTCGCCTCGGCGCTGATGGGTTCCTGCTTCGGCTTCCTGTGGTGGAACACCTCGCCGGCCAAGATCTTCATGGGTGACACCGGTTCGCTCGCGCTCGGCGGCGCCCTCGCGGGTCTCGCCATCTGCTCGCGCACCGAGTTCCTGATCGCCGTGCTCGGCGGTCTCTTCGTGATGATCACGATGTCCGTGGTCATCCAGGTCGGTTCCTTCAAGATGACCGGCAAGCGGGTCTTCCGGATGGCGCCGCTCCAGCACCACTTCGAACTCAAGGGGTGGTCCGAGGTCCTGGTGGTGGTCCGGTTCTGGATCATCCAGGGCATGTGCGTCATCGTCGGTCTCGGACTCTTCTACGCGGGATGGGCAGCCAAGAAGTGA
- the murF gene encoding UDP-N-acetylmuramoyl-tripeptide--D-alanyl-D-alanine ligase: MIALSLAEIAEIVGGQPRDIPDTSVVVDGPVVIDSRKVERGSLFAAFVGEQVDGHDYAPGAVAAGAVAVLATRPVGVPAIVVDDVVAALGALARHVVVDRLGLPVVALTGSAGKTSTKDLIAQLMERMGPTVYPAGNLNNEIGLPVTALRATEETQHLVLEMGARYIGDIRYLTGLVPPRIGLVLNVGTAHIGEFGGREQIAQAKGEMVESLPEDGVAVLNADDPLVRAMSSRTKARVLLFGEAPEADVRGENVRLTADGHPAFSLHTPTGCSEVTMRLYGEHHVSNALAAAAVAHELGMPVQEIAEVLSEAGTLSRWRMEVTERPDGVTVVNDAYNANPESMRAALRALAAMGRGRRTWAVLGQMAELGDESLSEHDAVGRLAVRLNVSKLVAVGGIEASWLQLGAYNEGSWGEESVHVSDAQAAVDLLRSELRPGDVVLVKASRSVGLELVAQALLENATEGEVTGR; this comes from the coding sequence GTGATCGCCCTTTCCCTCGCCGAGATCGCCGAAATCGTCGGCGGGCAGCCGCGCGACATACCGGACACCTCGGTCGTCGTCGACGGCCCGGTCGTCATCGACTCCCGGAAGGTGGAGCGGGGCAGCCTGTTCGCCGCCTTCGTCGGTGAGCAGGTCGACGGCCACGACTACGCCCCCGGCGCCGTCGCGGCCGGCGCCGTCGCGGTGCTGGCCACCCGCCCCGTAGGGGTGCCCGCGATCGTCGTCGACGACGTCGTGGCCGCGCTCGGCGCCCTCGCCCGCCACGTCGTCGTCGATCGCCTCGGGCTGCCCGTCGTCGCCCTCACCGGCTCCGCGGGCAAGACCTCCACCAAGGACCTCATCGCCCAGCTCATGGAGCGCATGGGGCCGACCGTCTACCCGGCGGGCAACCTCAACAACGAGATCGGCCTGCCGGTCACGGCACTCCGCGCCACCGAGGAGACCCAGCACCTGGTGCTGGAGATGGGCGCCCGCTACATCGGCGACATCCGCTACCTCACCGGCCTCGTCCCGCCCCGCATCGGACTCGTCCTCAACGTCGGGACCGCCCACATCGGCGAGTTCGGCGGCCGGGAGCAGATCGCCCAGGCCAAGGGCGAGATGGTCGAGTCGCTGCCCGAGGACGGAGTGGCCGTCCTCAACGCCGACGATCCGCTCGTACGTGCCATGTCCTCCCGCACGAAAGCGAGGGTCCTCCTCTTCGGAGAGGCGCCCGAAGCGGACGTACGGGGAGAGAACGTACGTCTCACAGCGGACGGACACCCCGCATTCAGCCTCCACACACCCACCGGGTGCAGCGAGGTGACCATGCGCCTGTACGGTGAGCACCACGTGTCGAACGCGCTCGCCGCAGCCGCCGTCGCCCATGAGTTGGGCATGCCCGTACAGGAGATCGCCGAGGTGCTCTCCGAGGCGGGCACCCTCTCCCGCTGGCGCATGGAGGTCACCGAGCGTCCGGACGGTGTGACGGTCGTCAACGACGCCTACAACGCGAACCCCGAATCCATGAGAGCCGCACTCCGTGCGCTGGCCGCCATGGGCAGGGGCCGGCGGACCTGGGCGGTGCTCGGTCAGATGGCCGAGCTCGGTGACGAGTCGCTCTCCGAGCACGACGCGGTCGGACGGCTTGCCGTCCGGCTCAACGTCAGCAAGCTCGTCGCGGTCGGGGGAATCGAAGCCTCCTGGCTGCAACTGGGCGCTTACAACGAGGGTTCGTGGGGTGAGGAGTCGGTGCACGTGTCCGACGCACAGGCGGCCGTCGACCTGTTGCGCAGTGAACTGCGCCCGGGAGACGTCGTGCTGGTGAAGGCGTCCCGGTCGGTCGGCCTGGAGCTGGTTGCCCAGGCACTGCTGGAGAACGCGACCGAGGGCGAGGTCACCGGCCGATGA
- a CDS encoding UDP-N-acetylmuramoyl-L-alanyl-D-glutamate--2,6-diaminopimelate ligase produces MNHPGAPRPERLRPTPLGGPAARLGLELPAAVEVTGITHDSRAVRPGDVYAALPGAKLHGADFAAQAAGLGAVAILTDPAGADRAAGTGLPVLVAEDPRAVMGDLAAEIYGRPGAGLLQIGITGTSGKTTTAYLVEGGLRGAGRATGLIGTVETRIGDERIKSERTTPEATDLQALFAVMRERGVEAVAMEVSSHALVLGRVDGCVFDVAVFNNLSPEHMEFHSGMEDYFQAKAQLFTPERSRRGVVNYDDSYGRRLVNEAGVPVTTFSAEGHPDADWRAVDVEVGPQDSTFTVLGPEGERVTARAPLPGPFNVANSLAAIVTLAAAGVDPQTAADGVGAVPGVPGRLERVDAGQPYLAVVDYAHKTDAVESVLRSLRKVTQGRVHVVLGCGGDRDTTKRGPMGAAAARLADTAVLTSDNPRSEDPLRILSAMLAGAAEVPVHERGDVLVDADRAAAVAAAVARALPGDTVLVAGKGHEQGQDVHGVVRPFDDRRVLRAAIERSLGRPGAEDGVTDPQHHEAHHENNSQG; encoded by the coding sequence GTGAACCATCCGGGAGCGCCCCGACCGGAACGGCTCCGGCCGACCCCCCTCGGCGGGCCGGCGGCCCGCCTGGGCCTCGAACTGCCGGCGGCGGTGGAGGTCACCGGCATCACCCACGACTCCCGGGCGGTCCGCCCCGGAGACGTGTACGCGGCTCTGCCGGGTGCCAAGCTGCACGGCGCCGACTTCGCGGCCCAGGCGGCCGGACTGGGCGCCGTCGCGATCCTCACCGACCCGGCGGGCGCCGACCGGGCCGCCGGCACCGGGCTCCCGGTGCTGGTCGCCGAGGACCCACGCGCCGTCATGGGCGACCTCGCCGCCGAGATCTACGGCCGCCCCGGGGCGGGCCTGCTCCAGATCGGCATCACCGGGACCTCCGGCAAGACCACCACCGCGTACCTCGTCGAGGGCGGACTGCGCGGCGCCGGCCGGGCCACCGGGCTCATCGGCACGGTCGAGACGCGCATCGGCGACGAGCGGATCAAGTCCGAGCGCACCACCCCCGAGGCCACCGATCTGCAGGCCCTCTTCGCGGTCATGCGCGAACGCGGCGTCGAAGCGGTCGCGATGGAGGTCTCCAGCCACGCACTGGTGCTGGGCAGGGTCGACGGCTGCGTCTTCGACGTCGCCGTCTTCAACAACCTCAGCCCGGAACACATGGAGTTCCACTCCGGCATGGAGGACTACTTCCAGGCCAAGGCCCAGCTCTTCACCCCGGAGCGCAGCAGGCGAGGGGTCGTCAACTACGACGACAGCTACGGCCGCAGGCTCGTCAACGAGGCCGGCGTCCCCGTCACCACCTTCTCCGCCGAGGGCCACCCCGACGCCGACTGGCGCGCCGTGGACGTCGAAGTCGGGCCGCAGGACAGCACCTTCACCGTGCTCGGCCCGGAGGGCGAGCGCGTCACCGCCCGGGCGCCGCTGCCCGGCCCGTTCAACGTGGCCAACTCCCTCGCCGCGATCGTCACCCTGGCCGCCGCCGGGGTCGACCCGCAGACCGCCGCCGACGGCGTCGGAGCCGTCCCCGGGGTCCCCGGCCGGCTGGAGCGCGTCGACGCGGGACAGCCGTACCTCGCCGTCGTCGACTACGCGCACAAGACGGACGCCGTCGAATCGGTGCTCCGCTCGCTGCGCAAGGTCACCCAGGGCCGGGTACACGTCGTGCTCGGCTGCGGCGGCGACCGCGACACCACCAAGCGGGGTCCGATGGGCGCGGCCGCGGCCCGCCTCGCCGACACCGCCGTACTGACCTCCGACAACCCCCGCTCCGAGGACCCGCTGCGGATTCTCTCCGCGATGCTCGCCGGCGCCGCCGAGGTGCCGGTGCACGAGCGCGGTGACGTCCTGGTCGACGCGGACCGCGCCGCCGCCGTCGCGGCCGCCGTCGCCCGCGCGCTGCCCGGCGACACCGTCCTCGTCGCCGGCAAGGGTCACGAGCAGGGCCAGGACGTCCACGGGGTGGTACGCCCCTTCGACGACCGACGGGTCCTGCGCGCGGCCATCGAACGGTCCCTGGGGCGTCCCGGCGCCGAAGACGGGGTCACCGACCCGCAGCACCACGAAGCCCACCACGAGAACAACAGTCAGGGATGA
- a CDS encoding penicillin-binding protein 2, giving the protein MPSKEPPRRRVPGPARPRGAAGGTGRPRPAARPEARRPHPSPGRPGRPAPRSLRLGSPRPRLRLVSLGLTVVMLVFVARLLQVQAVDAHAYSAKAKENRYLEYTVAAERGEITDRNGIALATSVDAYDITADPKMFTPAESGIPDAPEQAAALLAPILGKDAAALTAQLSKPGSRYTVLARRQTPQVWKQIKDLKSVLADKAAESGGKGTSALAGVFQEPTTKRVYPNGDLAAGILGFVNADGKGGGGLESQLNEELAGQDGKIRYAQSGGRRVPTAGAKEIPAVEGTDIELTIDRDIQWAAQRAITEQVEKSKADGGYVVVQNTRTGELLAMANAPGFDPNDLSTVDGGSLGNAALQDVYEPGSTAKVMSMAAVLEEGVATPSTHVTVPNRLHRGDRLFKDDIDHKTWELTLNGVLAKSSNIGTILATGQLGRTQPEANKVLYSYLRKFGIGSPTGLGYPGESAGILAKPQDWSTSQQYTIPFGQGLSLNAVQAASVYSTIANGGVRIAPTLVRGTKGADGRYTKSGKPEETRVVSEKTAKELSTMLESVVGDEEGTGTKARIPGYRVAGKTGTANRVDPVSGVYDGYTASFAGFAPADDPQITVYCAIQNPTKGDYFGGQICGPIYKKVMEFALKTLQTEPSGTKSPGLPVFFQPGG; this is encoded by the coding sequence GTGCCGTCCAAGGAACCGCCGCGCCGCCGTGTGCCCGGCCCCGCACGCCCCCGAGGGGCCGCGGGCGGTACGGGACGCCCCCGGCCCGCAGCCCGCCCCGAGGCCCGGCGCCCGCACCCCTCACCGGGCCGCCCCGGCCGCCCCGCACCGCGCTCCCTGCGTCTGGGCAGCCCGCGCCCCCGGCTCCGTCTGGTCAGCCTCGGGCTGACCGTGGTCATGCTGGTGTTCGTCGCCAGGCTGCTCCAGGTCCAGGCCGTCGACGCGCACGCGTACTCGGCCAAGGCCAAGGAGAACCGCTACCTGGAGTACACCGTCGCCGCCGAGCGCGGGGAGATCACCGACCGCAACGGGATCGCGCTGGCCACCAGCGTCGACGCGTACGACATCACCGCGGACCCGAAGATGTTCACCCCGGCCGAGAGCGGGATCCCGGACGCGCCGGAGCAGGCGGCGGCCCTGCTCGCGCCGATCCTCGGCAAGGACGCGGCCGCGCTCACCGCGCAGCTGTCGAAGCCGGGGAGCCGCTACACCGTGCTCGCCCGGCGGCAGACCCCGCAGGTCTGGAAGCAGATCAAGGACCTGAAGTCGGTCCTCGCGGACAAGGCGGCCGAGAGCGGCGGGAAGGGCACCAGTGCGCTGGCGGGCGTCTTCCAGGAGCCGACGACCAAGCGGGTCTATCCGAACGGCGACCTCGCCGCCGGGATACTGGGATTCGTCAACGCCGACGGCAAGGGCGGCGGCGGTCTGGAGTCCCAGCTGAACGAGGAGCTCGCCGGCCAGGACGGGAAGATCCGGTACGCCCAGTCCGGCGGCCGCCGGGTGCCGACCGCCGGCGCCAAGGAGATCCCGGCCGTCGAGGGCACGGACATCGAGCTGACGATCGACCGGGACATCCAGTGGGCCGCCCAGCGGGCCATCACCGAGCAGGTCGAGAAGTCCAAGGCGGACGGCGGTTACGTCGTCGTGCAGAACACCAGGACCGGCGAGCTGCTGGCCATGGCCAACGCCCCGGGCTTTGATCCGAACGACCTCTCCACCGTCGACGGCGGCTCGCTGGGCAACGCGGCGCTCCAGGACGTCTACGAGCCCGGCTCCACCGCCAAGGTCATGTCCATGGCCGCCGTGCTGGAAGAGGGTGTCGCCACCCCCTCCACGCACGTCACCGTGCCCAACCGGCTGCACCGCGGGGACCGGCTCTTCAAGGACGACATCGACCACAAGACCTGGGAACTCACGCTCAACGGCGTCCTGGCCAAGTCCAGCAACATCGGCACCATCCTGGCGACCGGTCAGCTCGGCAGGACCCAGCCCGAGGCGAACAAGGTCCTCTACTCCTACCTCCGCAAGTTCGGCATCGGCAGCCCCACCGGCCTCGGCTATCCCGGCGAGTCGGCGGGCATCCTCGCCAAGCCCCAGGACTGGTCGACCTCCCAGCAGTACACGATCCCCTTCGGCCAGGGCCTCTCCCTCAACGCCGTCCAGGCGGCCTCGGTCTACTCGACCATCGCCAACGGCGGGGTACGCATCGCCCCCACGCTCGTACGCGGCACCAAGGGCGCCGACGGCCGCTACACCAAGTCGGGGAAGCCCGAGGAGACCCGGGTGGTCAGCGAGAAGACCGCCAAGGAGCTCTCCACCATGCTGGAGTCCGTGGTCGGCGACGAGGAGGGCACCGGCACCAAGGCGCGCATCCCCGGCTACCGGGTGGCGGGCAAGACCGGTACCGCCAACCGGGTGGACCCGGTCAGTGGCGTGTACGACGGCTACACCGCCTCCTTCGCCGGATTCGCACCGGCCGACGACCCGCAGATCACCGTCTACTGCGCGATCCAGAACCCCACCAAGGGCGACTACTTCGGCGGCCAGATCTGCGGGCCGATCTACAAGAAGGTCATGGAGTTCGCGCTGAAGACCCTCCAGACCGAACCGAGCGGCACCAAGTCGCCCGGCCTGCCCGTCTTCTTCCAGCCGGGCGGCTGA
- a CDS encoding septum formation initiator family protein has product MNGPAAPLKGRAARLARLMPSGPSNAARTPFMLLVVVLLGGGLISLLLLNSALNEGSFRLSELRKQTTDLTDEEQALQRDVDGYSQPDALERRARELGMVPGGSPAFLNPDGTVRGVPAEVTADPLPTPVPTEAPAATEEPAATEAPAAVEEPAATEAPRAAGATGTAEAAETAQDAESASAPSIPAAPTSSPDASSDATTTPTSPGR; this is encoded by the coding sequence GTGAACGGACCGGCCGCACCGCTGAAGGGACGCGCCGCCCGGCTCGCCCGGCTGATGCCGTCGGGGCCGAGCAACGCGGCCCGTACCCCCTTCATGCTGCTGGTCGTGGTCCTCCTCGGCGGCGGGCTGATCAGCCTGCTGCTGCTGAACTCCGCGCTCAACGAGGGCTCGTTCCGGCTCAGCGAGCTGCGGAAGCAGACGACCGACCTCACCGACGAGGAGCAGGCGCTCCAGCGGGACGTGGACGGTTACTCGCAGCCCGACGCACTGGAGCGGCGGGCCCGGGAACTGGGCATGGTCCCCGGCGGCAGCCCCGCCTTCCTGAACCCGGACGGCACGGTGCGGGGCGTTCCCGCGGAGGTCACCGCCGACCCGCTGCCCACACCGGTCCCGACGGAAGCCCCCGCGGCCACCGAAGAGCCCGCGGCCACCGAAGCCCCCGCCGCCGTCGAAGAGCCCGCCGCCACCGAAGCCCCCCGGGCGGCCGGAGCCACCGGGACCGCGGAGGCGGCGGAGACCGCGCAGGACGCGGAGTCCGCGAGCGCCCCGTCCATCCCCGCGGCCCCGACCTCCTCGCCGGACGCCTCCTCCGACGCGACCACGACCCCGACGAGCCCCGGCAGGTGA
- the rsmH gene encoding 16S rRNA (cytosine(1402)-N(4))-methyltransferase RsmH — translation MSQTRHVPVMLQRCLDLLAPALRGEGGTPPVVVDCTLGLGGHSEALLTAFPEVRLVALDRDKEALRLSGERLAPYGDRATLVHAVYDELPEVLDRLGIPKVQGVLFDLGVSSMQLDEADRGFAYAQDAPLDMRMDQSTGIGAAEVLNTYPPGELVRILRAYGEEKQAKRIVSAIVREREKEPFTNSARLVELIRDSLPQAAKRTGGNPAKRTFQALRIEVNGELTVLENAIPAAVSALAVGGRIAVLSYHSLEDRLVKQVFAAGAANTAPPGLPVVPERYQPRLGLLTRGAELPTEEEVAENRRAAPARLRGAERIREEER, via the coding sequence TTGAGCCAGACCCGACACGTCCCGGTGATGCTCCAGCGATGCCTGGACCTGTTGGCCCCGGCTCTGCGGGGGGAGGGCGGCACCCCCCCGGTGGTCGTCGACTGCACCCTCGGCCTCGGCGGGCACAGCGAGGCCCTGCTCACCGCCTTCCCCGAGGTACGCCTGGTCGCCCTGGACCGCGACAAGGAGGCGCTCCGGCTCTCCGGCGAGCGCCTCGCCCCGTACGGAGACCGCGCCACCCTGGTGCACGCGGTCTACGACGAGCTGCCCGAGGTACTGGACCGGCTCGGCATCCCCAAGGTCCAGGGCGTCCTCTTCGACCTCGGCGTCTCCTCCATGCAGCTGGACGAGGCCGACCGGGGGTTCGCCTACGCCCAGGACGCGCCCCTCGACATGCGCATGGACCAGTCCACCGGGATCGGTGCGGCGGAGGTCCTCAACACCTACCCGCCGGGCGAGCTGGTTCGCATCCTGCGCGCGTACGGCGAGGAGAAGCAGGCCAAGCGGATCGTCTCGGCGATCGTGCGCGAGCGCGAGAAGGAACCGTTCACCAACAGCGCCCGGCTGGTCGAGCTGATCCGCGACTCCCTGCCGCAGGCCGCCAAGCGCACCGGCGGCAACCCGGCCAAGCGCACTTTCCAGGCGCTGCGCATCGAGGTGAACGGCGAGCTCACCGTGCTGGAGAACGCCATCCCCGCCGCCGTCTCCGCCCTCGCGGTGGGCGGCCGGATCGCGGTGCTGTCGTACCACTCGCTGGAGGACCGGCTGGTCAAGCAGGTGTTCGCGGCAGGCGCCGCGAACACCGCGCCGCCGGGACTGCCCGTGGTCCCCGAGCGCTACCAGCCCCGTCTGGGGCTCCTCACCCGGGGCGCGGAGCTGCCCACCGAGGAGGAGGTCGCCGAGAACCGGCGGGCCGCCCCCGCCAGGCTGCGCGGCGCCGAACGCATCCGCGAGGAGGAGCGGTGA